The Flavobacterium johnsoniae UW101 genomic interval TTCAAAAGCATATTTTTTATCTAATTGATCCGGATTAATTCCTGAATCAGTACTGCTTGGTTTAATGGTTCCCGGATTAAATTCATAATAAATTCCGTTTAAACCATAATTCAATTTGAATTTATCTGAAATATAATGTTTGAAATCGTATTTGATATTGTAGTTTTTGATTCCTGAATCCCATTTGAAACCAACAAAATCCAGATCAAGTCCATAATAATAGTCACTGTAAATTAAAGATAAATTCGAAAATAATTTATTTGAGTACAAATGGTTCCAGCGAAGATTTAAAGTTGAATTTCCATAAATATTGGTAAAACTTTTATTCAGACTAAAAACATCGCGTCCAAAATATCCGGATAAATATAAGCTGTTATTATCGTTTAATTTGTAACTGAATTTTGCATTTAAATCGTAAAAATAAGCTGAGTTGTCTTTGTTGTCTTCAGAAAGCTTTAAAAACAAATGCGCATAAGAAGCACGTCCTCCAATTAAAAAAGAACCTTTGTCTTTTACAATTGGACCTTCTACAAGAAGACGGCTGGATATTAAACCAATTCCTCCGTTTACATGAAAATCTTTACTGCTTCCGTCTTTCTGGTAAATTTCCAGAACAGATGAAGCTCTTCCTCCAAAACGTGCCGGAATACCTCCTTTGTATAATTTTAAATCTTTAATGGCATCTGGATTAAAGACTGAGAAGAACCCGAAAACGTGTGATGAATTAAAAATTGTAGCTTCATCTAACAAAATTAAATTCTGGTCAGCACCGCCGCCCCGAACATTAAATCCTGATGCGCCTTCGCCGGCATTTGTAACTCCGGGAAGTAATAAAATCGATTTTAAAACATCGACTTCTCCTAAAACTACCGGCATTTTTTTTATGGTTGAAATAGAGAGTTTATTCACGCTCATTTCTGGCGATTTGATATTTATTTTGCCTTTATTGTCGGTTATAATAACTTCTTGCAGTTCTTCACCGCTTTCGCTGATATAAAAATTATTCTTAGTATTTTGATTTAAATTGATAGTCTGCTGAATGGTTTGATAACCTATATAACTGATTTCTATTTGATGTTCGCCCCGCGGCACTGTTATAGAATAAAAACCGTATTCGTTTGTGGTTGTTCCTATTTTTAAAGCTGGAATATAAATATTGACACCAATTAAGGTTTCGTTGTTTTTTGAATCCTTTATAGTACCGCTTAGTGTAAATTTATCCTGAGAAAAAGAAGTAAAAGTCGTAAAGATAATAATTAGAAAAAGGCTGATTTTTTTTGTAATCATTGTGCTGGTTTGATATACATAGATAGTAATTCTTACTAAATATTACAGACGAACTTTTGTTAAACATAAGTTAAGAATAAAAAAAAGGACAACTTTATGAGTTGTCCTTTTCAATATTTGTAAAAACGCACAGAAGCGCGTTTAAATTATTTGATTTTAGCAATAATAGCATTGAATGTTTCACTAGGACGCATTGCTTTGCTTACTAACTCAGGAGTTGGCTGATAATAACCGCCAATGTTTTGAGCTTTTCCTTGTGCAGCAATTAATTCAGCATCGATTTTAGCTTCGTTTGCTTCAAATTCAGCAGCAATTGGAGTAAAGATCGCTTTCAATTCAGCATCTTTGTCCTGAGCAGCTAAAGCCTGAGCCCAGTAGAATGCTAAATAAAAGTGAGATCCACGGTTATCAATCTGACCAACTTTACGAGCTGGAGATTTATCGTTTGCTAAGAATTTATCGTTTGCCTGATCTAAAGTTTCAGATAAAACAATTGCTTTAGAATTGTCTAAAGTTTGTCCTAAATGCTCTAATGAAGCACCAAGAGCTAAAAATTCTCCAAGAGAATCCCAACGTAAGTATCCTTCTTCTGTAAATTGCTCAACGTGTTTTGGAGCAGATCCTCCAGCACCAGTTTCAAACAATCCGCCACCGTTCATTAAAGGAACGATAGATAACATTTTTGCAGAAGTTCCTAATTCTAAAATTGGGAATAAATCTGTTAAATAGTCACGTAAAACGTTTCCAGTTACAGAAATTGTATCTAAACCTTTGATGATTCTGTCTAAAGTAAATTCTGTAGCAGCAATTGGGTTTAAAATACGGATATCTAAGTTTGTAGTATCGTAGTCTTTAAGGTATTTTTGAACTTTTACGATCAATTCTCTATCGTGTGCTCTGTTTTCGTCTAACCAGAAAACAGCAGGAGTATCAGATAAACGAGCTCTGTTTACAGCCAATTTAACCCAGTCCTGAATAGGAGCGTCTTTTGCCTGACACATTCTGAAAATATCGTTTGCTTCAACGTTTTGTTCCATTAAAACATTTCCGTTTTGGTCAACCACACGTACAACACCATCTCCTTTAATTTGGAAAGTTTTGTCGTGAGATCCGTATTCTTCTGCTTTTTGAGCCATTAATCCAACGTTAGGAACACTTCCCATTGTTTTTGGGTCAAAAGCACCGTGTTTTTTACAGAAATCGATAGTTGCAGTATAAACACCAGCATAAGATCTGTCTGGAATAACAGCGAATGTATCTTGTGCTTTACCTTCTTTGTTCCACATTTGTCCAGAAGTACGAATCATTGCCGGCATAGAAGCATCAACAATTACGTCAGATGGAACGTGTAAGTTTGTAATTCCTTTATCAGAATTAACCATTGCTAAAGCTGGTCCGTCAGCGATTGCCTGATCGATAGCAGCTTCAACTTCTGCCTGCTCTGGTCTTCCGGCAATTTTAGCGTAGATATCGCCTAAACCGTTTCTTGTATCAACGTTTAATTCAGCAAATAAAGAAGCGTATTTTTTGAAAACATCTGCAAAATATACTTCAACGATAGCGCCAAAGATAATTGGATCAGAAACTTTCATCATTGTAGCTTTTAAGTGTACAGAAAGTAAAACTCCTGCAGCTTTAGCCTCAGCGATTACATCTGCAGCAAAAGCTTTTAATTTATTTACACTTAAAACTGAGCTGTCAATAATTTCACCTGCTTTTAGCGGAGTACTTGCTTTTAAAACAGTTGTAGTTCCGTCTTTAGCAACAAATTCAATTTTTACATCATTAGCGTCATTTACAGTTAGTGATTTTTCGCTTCCATAGAAATCACCGTTTGACATAGAAGCTACCTTTGTTTTTGAGTCAGCAGACCATGCACCCATTGAGTGTGGATTTGCTTTTGCAAAGTTTTTAACGGCTCTTGGCGCTCTACGATCTGAGTTACCTTCGCGTAAAACAGGGTTTACTGCAGAACCTAATACTTTTGCATATTTTGCTTTAATTTCCTTTTCAGAATCGTTTTGTGGATCTTCCGGGTAATTAGGAACATTATAACCATGTGATTGTAATTCAGCAATAGCCGCTTTTAATTGCGGTACAGATGCTGAAATGTTTGGTAATTTAATAATGTTAGCTTCTGGCTGAGTTGCTAATTGGCCAAGTTCTGCAAGAGCATCTCCTGTTTTTTGAGCATCTGTTAAAGATTCAGGGAAATTAGATAAAATTCTTCCTGCCAAAGAGATGTCTCTAGTTTCAATAGCAATACCAGCTGTAGAAGTAAAAGCTTGGACAATAGGTAATAAAGAATAAGTCGCTAATAATGGCGCCTCATCAGTTAAGGTGTAAAAAATTTTTGAATTCTGTGTCATTTTTTTTTCTTTTTTTATAATCGTGTCGTCACAAGAATGGCGATGTAAAGGTAAAAGTCGGCTCAAAAACGAGCGGAGCAAATATAATAAAAACAGTCCGAAAACGGTGTAGTTTTAGTTAGAAAAGCATGTTTTATCAGATTGTTATTTCGTGCTCATTAAATTGTCAAATCGATGATTTTGCTATTAAAAAATTACGGTTTTGATATTAGGAAAGAAAAAGACATAAAAAAAACTCGTTTCAAATGATATGAAACGAGTTTTTTATAACAATTAGATAAATGATTATCTTCTTTTATCTTTAATCTTAGCTTTTTTACCAGTAAGTTCTCTGAAGTAGAAAATTCTAGCTCTACGAACTGCACCTTTTTTGTTGATTTCGATTTTTTGTAAAGCTGGTAAGTTTACTGGGAAGATACGTTCAACTCCAATAGCTCCAGACATTTTACGAATCGTGAAAGTTTCTGTAGTTCCAGAACCTCTTCTTTGAATAACAACTCCTTTAAAAAACTGAGTTCTTGTTTTTTCACCCTCTTTAATTTCGTAGAAAACAGTGATTGTGTCTCCAGCTCCGAAATCTGGGAAATCTTTTTTAGCAACGAATTCGTTTTGAACGAATTTTAATAAATCTGCCATGATAATTTTATTATTATAGTTTTATATAAAGCAACATTCACGTATTTCGCCAGAGGTTGGTCTAATTCGGGTGCAAATGTAGAAAATAATTATAAATTATGAATTATAAATTGAAAATTATTTTAACTATCTGATAAAATGATTGTTAGTCTCGGTTTTTAGTTTCGGTTTTCAGTTTTTTTCTTTTTAAAAAATGTAAAACATAAGTATTCATTTACTTTTGATAAATAGAAATTCTATATTCGTAATAAACAGATTGTAATTATAAGATAAAATTAGGATGGAGAAAAATTATCTGAAACAATATATTGAGTTTTCTAATGCATTTAGAAAATCGAACAGATCAAAAGAAAGTGTGGAAAATATTTATGATGTGCTTTATGAATTGGAGGATGTGGATAGAACTAAAGAAGACAACTTAGTACTTTCAAATGTATATATTCTTTTAGGTTTTCATAAATCGGCTTATGAAGTTTTTAAAGAAACGGTGGATTTGAGTAATAATAAAGAAGTTTCTAAATTATATGTGATGGAACAAAAAGCCAAATCACATGGAAATAATTTTATCATAAAAGACATTAGAAAACTTAAGGAAAAGAAAGAATTGCCAAAACTTACTCTATCAGATTTTCAAATTTCTAAAGAAGATAAAGGCAAGTTTGAAATCCCTCAAAAGGAGATTGTAATATTTAATAAAAATGTAAAAGGAAAAATCTCGATATATACCCCTGATTTAGATATTGAAAAATATTCAGATATAATTTTTGAACAACTCAATTGGCTTGCAGATTGCAAAAATGAATTAATTGAATTTTATAATCAAAACAATGAATTTACAGAAGAACAGGCAAATGATGATTGGTATGATACTTTAGATATTTACAGTATTCAATTGACGATTAATAATTCATCAGATATTGAAACTTTAATTTCTGCAGGAGACACTTTTTCGCAAGATCATATTTTAGATATAGAACTAATAAATCGAACAATTATTTCAATGAATTACGACGGCTGAATTTTATTTAGTCCCGGTTTTCGGTCTCAATTACTGAAAACGGAAAACCGTGACTGAATACTTTTTAATGCTCTTCCAATAAATCCGGTCGTCTGTTTTTAGTATGTTCGTATGCGGCATCTTCACGCCATTTTTCTATTTTAGCAGCATGCCCGCTGGTTAAAACTTCGGGAACTTTCCATCCTTTATAATCGGCTGGTCTTGTATATATAGGTCCAGAAAGTAAATTATCCTGAAAACTATCCGTTAAGGCTGAAGTTTCATCACTTAAAACACCCGGAATTAAACGAATCAAAGCATCAGATAAAACCAAAGCGCCTAATTCTCCGCCAGATAAAACATAATCACCAATAGAAATTTCTTTCGTAATAAAATGATCTCTTACGCGCTGATCGACACCTTTATAATGTCCGCATAAAATAATTATGTTTTCATACATTGACATTTTGTTGGCCATTTTTTGGTTTAAAGTTTCGCCGTCTGGAGACATATAAATGATTTCGTCGTATTCACGCTCACTTTTTAAATGTGTAATACAATCGTCAATTGGCTGTATCATCATGACCATTCCGGCGCCTCCGCCAAACTGATAATCATCTACGCTTTTTTGTTTGTTGGTTGTATAGTCGCGCAAATTATGAAAATGTACTTCAACCAAACCTTTGTCAATAGCACGTTTCATAATCGAAGCCTCAAACGGACTTCTTAATAATTCTGGCAAAACCGTTATAATGTCAATTCGCATTTTCTTCTCTAATTATTCTAGGATGCAAAGATACAAGTTAATAATTGGCATTCTAAAAAACAAAAAGTAAATAATTCCAAATCTTATAGCTGCCAGAAGATTTAATAAATGATTGTTTTTAGGTTAATGTGTTGTTTGTTAATATGTTAAATGATAATTATATAACATTAAAAAATAATTGTGTAAATAATTTTTTACTAATTTCAAGTATCATTACTATGCTTAATTCTTTGAATGATAGATAAAAACCAATCCAAAAACTAACTTTTATGAAAAAGATACTACTAATGACCGTTATATTTGCTCTCCACGTTTCTTGCTCAAGTACTAAAAATTCGATGGATGTTTCAGTAGGAGAAAACAAATCAAAATTAATTAAGACGTATGGATCTCCCGTAAGAACTTTACCCGATAACGAAAACGGAGAAATTCTTGTATATGCAGATCAGGTTTTCCTTAATGAAGATAATTCGAATGGTCCCAGAATTGCGGGACAAAACTATTGGGATTACAATTATGTATATGTAAACAAAGATGGAAAAGTAACTTCAACTCGAAAAGAAAAGCAAAATTATCCTCCTCAGGCTATTGATTCTCAAAAAATACAGGGAATGAATTTGCTGACAGCAAAATAGATGTAGTCCCTACGGGACAAAATATGTTACGATAATTCTTGGCTGCCGATATTTTGTTCCTAGCGGAACATATTTGCTGCGATTATATTAATAAAAAAAATCTACCAATATTTTGTTCCTAACGGAACAGATAAATGATAAGTTAATAACAAAAAAAAAGAAAGATAATTCTTTCTTTTTTTTGTTATGTTTGCGATGTAAAAATTATTCCGCTAGGAATAAAATATCGGTAGAAAAAAATAATTATATAGAATCAATGTCCCGTAGGGACTGTATAAAATGGCAAACACCTATACGCAAATACATATTCATTTTGTTTTTGCTGTGAAATACAGAAAAGCAATTATTCACAAAAACTGGAGAGATGAATTGTTCAAGTATATTTCGGGAATCATAAAAAATAATAATCATAAACTTCTAGCGATAAATGGTGTTTCAGATCATGTTCATATTTTGATCGGTATTAGACCTGTACAGTCAATATCAGAATTGATGAAAACTGTGAAACAAAATTCATCAAAATGGATAAATGAAAATAAATTTATAAACAGTCATTTTGAATGGCAGGAAGGGTATGGAGCATTTTCATATAGTAAATCTCAATTGAATGCCGTTATAGAATATATTCAGAAGCAAGAACAACATCATAAAAAGAAAACATTTAGAGAAGAATACATCAATTTTCTTGAAAAATTTGAAGTTGATTATGATGAAAAGTTTATTTTTAAAGAACTAATTTAAATTTAAACATGTCTCCACAAACAATAAAAATTATAGCCATAACCGGCAGTACAAGAAAAAACTCAAGTAATTATAAAATTCTAAAACATATTTCTGAGCAAATTAAAACAGGTTTTGAAGTCGAAATATTTGAAGATTTAGATACCATTCCTCATTTTAATCCAGATTTGGATACCGAAAACCCTCCGAAAGAAGTTGCATCATTAAGAAATAAAATAAAAGAGGCAGACGGAGTAATAATATGCACTCCAGAATACGTGTTCAGTTTACCTGGAAGTTTAAAGAATGCTTTAGAATGGTTTGTTTCGACTACTATTTTTTCAAATAAAAAGACGGGATTAATAACCGCTTCGGCGTCTGGAGAAATGGGACACGAACAACTCCTGCTGATTATGAAAACCCTTGAAGCTAAATTTGATAATAATACACAATTATTAATACAAGGCATTCGAGGTAAAGTAGATGCAGACGGAAAAATTATAAATGAAGAAACCAAAGCAGCCCTTCAAAACTTCACAAATAACTTTGAAAATCAATTTTTATATTAAAATTACTTTCTGAAATTAGATCAAAAATGATTACAAGAAGAACTTTTATTATAAATACTAGTCTGACTGCAGCGACAGTTTTGGCTTTACCTTCATTAGCATTTTCTATGTATAAAAAAGAGATTGGTTTACAGTTGTACACATTAAGGGAGGAACTTCCAAAAAATGTAAAAGCGGTTTTAGAAAAAGTTGCAGCTTCTGGATATACAAATGTAGAAACGTATGGCTTTTCGATTAAAGATCAATTTTGGGGATTATCTCCGGTTGAATTAAAAAAGATTTTAGATGAAAATAATCTAAAAGCAGTAAGCGGCCATTATAATTTAGGAAGCTTTTTATATGATGGAAATACTGCTGAGCTTATAGCTTCAATTGAAGCAGCAAAGACTCTTAAAAGCGAATTTCTAACTGTTCCCTGGGTTGATGAATCTTTTAGGAAAAGTCTTGAAGATTATAAAAAGATTGCTTCA includes:
- a CDS encoding TonB-dependent receptor; the protein is MITKKISLFLIIIFTTFTSFSQDKFTLSGTIKDSKNNETLIGVNIYIPALKIGTTTNEYGFYSITVPRGEHQIEISYIGYQTIQQTINLNQNTKNNFYISESGEELQEVIITDNKGKINIKSPEMSVNKLSISTIKKMPVVLGEVDVLKSILLLPGVTNAGEGASGFNVRGGGADQNLILLDEATIFNSSHVFGFFSVFNPDAIKDLKLYKGGIPARFGGRASSVLEIYQKDGSSKDFHVNGGIGLISSRLLVEGPIVKDKGSFLIGGRASYAHLFLKLSEDNKDNSAYFYDLNAKFSYKLNDNNSLYLSGYFGRDVFSLNKSFTNIYGNSTLNLRWNHLYSNKLFSNLSLIYSDYYYGLDLDFVGFKWDSGIKNYNIKYDFKHYISDKFKLNYGLNGIYYEFNPGTIKPSSTDSGINPDQLDKKYAFEPSVYLDAENQLSKKITVAYGLRYSLFYRLGSSTVNYYDNNSPVVFNSDMQIYEKGTPASTKYFGKNKVIQDYNNLEPRLAISYQLNEDQSIKASYNRMAQYLQLISNTSSPTPLDVWMPSDNYIKPQIADQVALGYFRNIKGGDYSLEVETFYKKIQNRLDYIDGADLIANNAIEQVILNGRMRAYGLEIMVKKNTGKFNGWISYTLSRSEQQTPGRTPEEIGINDGQWYSSAYDKTHNLAVTSAYNLNEKWSFGANFVLQSGQPVTYPNGQYEYLGITVPSYGLRNENRLPAYHHLDISATLTPRKNKDRNWKGEWVFSIYNLYNRSNAASINFRQNSDTGINEAVRFSIFGIVPAVSYNFKF
- a CDS encoding NADP-dependent isocitrate dehydrogenase, which codes for MTQNSKIFYTLTDEAPLLATYSLLPIVQAFTSTAGIAIETRDISLAGRILSNFPESLTDAQKTGDALAELGQLATQPEANIIKLPNISASVPQLKAAIAELQSHGYNVPNYPEDPQNDSEKEIKAKYAKVLGSAVNPVLREGNSDRRAPRAVKNFAKANPHSMGAWSADSKTKVASMSNGDFYGSEKSLTVNDANDVKIEFVAKDGTTTVLKASTPLKAGEIIDSSVLSVNKLKAFAADVIAEAKAAGVLLSVHLKATMMKVSDPIIFGAIVEVYFADVFKKYASLFAELNVDTRNGLGDIYAKIAGRPEQAEVEAAIDQAIADGPALAMVNSDKGITNLHVPSDVIVDASMPAMIRTSGQMWNKEGKAQDTFAVIPDRSYAGVYTATIDFCKKHGAFDPKTMGSVPNVGLMAQKAEEYGSHDKTFQIKGDGVVRVVDQNGNVLMEQNVEANDIFRMCQAKDAPIQDWVKLAVNRARLSDTPAVFWLDENRAHDRELIVKVQKYLKDYDTTNLDIRILNPIAATEFTLDRIIKGLDTISVTGNVLRDYLTDLFPILELGTSAKMLSIVPLMNGGGLFETGAGGSAPKHVEQFTEEGYLRWDSLGEFLALGASLEHLGQTLDNSKAIVLSETLDQANDKFLANDKSPARKVGQIDNRGSHFYLAFYWAQALAAQDKDAELKAIFTPIAAEFEANEAKIDAELIAAQGKAQNIGGYYQPTPELVSKAMRPSETFNAIIAKIK
- the rplS gene encoding 50S ribosomal protein L19 yields the protein MADLLKFVQNEFVAKKDFPDFGAGDTITVFYEIKEGEKTRTQFFKGVVIQRRGSGTTETFTIRKMSGAIGVERIFPVNLPALQKIEINKKGAVRRARIFYFRELTGKKAKIKDKRR
- the trmD gene encoding tRNA (guanosine(37)-N1)-methyltransferase TrmD, which gives rise to MRIDIITVLPELLRSPFEASIMKRAIDKGLVEVHFHNLRDYTTNKQKSVDDYQFGGGAGMVMMIQPIDDCITHLKSEREYDEIIYMSPDGETLNQKMANKMSMYENIIILCGHYKGVDQRVRDHFITKEISIGDYVLSGGELGALVLSDALIRLIPGVLSDETSALTDSFQDNLLSGPIYTRPADYKGWKVPEVLTSGHAAKIEKWREDAAYEHTKNRRPDLLEEH
- the tnpA gene encoding IS200/IS605 family transposase, with the protein product MANTYTQIHIHFVFAVKYRKAIIHKNWRDELFKYISGIIKNNNHKLLAINGVSDHVHILIGIRPVQSISELMKTVKQNSSKWINENKFINSHFEWQEGYGAFSYSKSQLNAVIEYIQKQEQHHKKKTFREEYINFLEKFEVDYDEKFIFKELI
- a CDS encoding NADPH-dependent FMN reductase; its protein translation is MSPQTIKIIAITGSTRKNSSNYKILKHISEQIKTGFEVEIFEDLDTIPHFNPDLDTENPPKEVASLRNKIKEADGVIICTPEYVFSLPGSLKNALEWFVSTTIFSNKKTGLITASASGEMGHEQLLLIMKTLEAKFDNNTQLLIQGIRGKVDADGKIINEETKAALQNFTNNFENQFLY
- a CDS encoding sugar phosphate isomerase/epimerase family protein; its protein translation is MITRRTFIINTSLTAATVLALPSLAFSMYKKEIGLQLYTLREELPKNVKAVLEKVAASGYTNVETYGFSIKDQFWGLSPVELKKILDENNLKAVSGHYNLGSFLYDGNTAELIASIEAAKTLKSEFLTVPWVDESFRKSLEDYKKIASRLNQAAKMCADSGLKLAYHNHDFEFQKHDGVTGYEILLNGTDKSLVCFELDLYWVVRSGNDPLQLFKENPGRFKMWHVKDMDKQNQALNTEVGSGLIDFKPFFAAAKQAGMVHFFVEQENNFAVNSFQSIKTSCGFISQKLI